A region from the Nicotiana tabacum plastid, complete genome genome encodes:
- the rpoB gene encoding RNA polymerase beta subunit (one of four subunits of the minimal PEP RNA polymerase catalytic core), which produces MLGDGNEGISTIPGFNQIQFEGFCRFIDQGLTEELYKFPKIEDTDQEIEFQLFVETYQLVEPLIKERDAVYESLTYSSELYVSAGLIWKNSRDMQEQTIFIGNIPLMNSLGTSIVNGIYRIVINQILQSPGIYYRSELDHNGISVYTGTIISDWGGRSELEIDRKARIWARVSRKQKISILVLSSAMGLNLREILENVCYPEIFLSFLSDKERKKIGSKENAILEFYQQFACVGGDPVFSESLCKELQKKFFQQRCELGRIGRRNMNRRLNLDIPQNNTFLLPRDILAAADHLIGLKFGMGALDDMNHLKNKRIRSVADLLQDQFGLALVRLENVVRGTICGAIRHKLIPTPQNLVTSTPLTTTYESFFGLHPLSQVLDRTNPLTQIVHGRKLSYLGPGGLTGRTASFRIRDIHPSHYGRICPIDTSEGINVGLIGSLAIHARIGHWGSLESPFYEISERSTGVRMLYLSPGRDEYYMVAAGNSLALNQDIQEEQVVPARYRQEFLTIAWEQVHLRSIFPFQYFSIGASLIPFIEHNDANRALMSSNMQRQAVPLSRSEKCIVGTGLERQAALDSGALAIAEREGRVVYTNTDKILLAGNGDILSIPLVIYQRSNKNTCMHQKLQVPRGKCIKKGQILADGAATVGGELALGKNVLVAYMPWEGYNSEDAVLISERLVYEDIYTSFHIRKYEIQTHVTSQGPEKVTNEIPHLEAHLLRNLDKNGIVMLGSWVETGDILVGKLTPQVVKESSYAPEDRLLRAILGIQVSTSKETCLKLPIGGRGRVIDVRWIQKRGGSSYNPETIRVYILQKREIKVGDKVAGRHGNKGIISKILPRQDMPYLQDGRSVDMVFNPLGVPSRMNVGQIFECSLGLAGSLLDRHYRIAPFDERYEQEASRKLVFSELYEASKQTANPWVFEPEYPGKSRIFDGRTGNPFEQPVIIGKPYILKLIHQVDDKIHGRSSGHYALVTQQPLRGRAKQGGQRVGEMEVWALEGFGVAHILQEMLTYKSDHIRARQEVLGTTIIGGTIPNPEDAPESFRLLVRELRSLALELNHFLVSEKNFQINRKEA; this is translated from the coding sequence ATGCTCGGGGATGGAAATGAGGGAATATCTACAATACCTGGATTTAATCAGATACAATTTGAAGGATTTTGTAGGTTCATTGATCAAGGTTTGACGGAAGAACTTTATAAGTTTCCAAAAATTGAAGATACAGATCAAGAAATTGAATTTCAATTATTTGTGGAAACATATCAATTGGTCGAACCCTTGATAAAGGAAAGAGATGCTGTGTATGAATCACTCACATATTCTTCTGAATTATATGTATCCGCGGGATTAATTTGGAAAAACAGTAGGGATATGCAAGAACAAACAATTTTTATCGGAAACATTCCTCTAATGAATTCCCTGGGAACTTCTATAGTCAATGGAATATATAGAATTGTGATCAATCAAATATTGCAAAGTCCCGGTATTTATTACCGATCAGAATTGGACCATAACGGAATTTCGGTCTATACCGGCACCATAATATCAGATTGGGGAGGAAGATCAGAATTAGAAATTGATAGAAAAGCAAGGATATGGGCTCGTGTAAGTAGGAAACAAAAAATATCTATTCTAGTTCTATCATCAGCTATGGGTTTGAATCTAAGAGAAATTCTAGAGAATGTTTGCTATCCTGAAATTTTTTTGTCTTTTCTGAGTGATAAGGAGAGAAAAAAAATTGGGTCAAAAGAAAATGCCATTTTGGAGTTTTATCAACAATTTGCTTGTGTAGGTGGCGATCCGGTATTTTCTGAATCCTTATGTAAGGAATTACAAAAGAAATTCTTTCAACAAAGATGTGAATTAGGAAGGATTGGTCGACGAAATATGAACCGAAGACTGAACCTTGATATACCCCAGAACAATACATTTTTGTTACCACGAGATATATTGGCAGCCGCCGATCATTTGATTGGGCTGAAATTTGGAATGGGTGCACTTGACGATATGAATCATTTGAAAAATAAACGTATTCGTTCTGTAGCAGATCTTTTACAAGATCAATTCGGATTGGCTCTGGTTCGTTTAGAAAATGTGGTTCGGGGGACTATATGTGGAGCAATTCGGCATAAATTGATACCGACACCTCAGAATTTGGTAACCTCAACTCCATTAACAACTACTTATGAATCCTTTTTCGGTTTACACCCATTATCTCAAGTTTTGGATCGAACTAATCCATTGACACAAATAGTTCATGGGAGAAAATTAAGTTATTTGGGCCCTGGAGGACTGACAGGGCGCACTGCTAGTTTTCGGATACGAGATATCCATCCTAGTCACTATGGACGTATTTGCCCAATTGACACATCTGAAGGAATCAATGTTGGACTTATTGGATCCTTAGCAATTCATGCGAGGATTGGTCATTGGGGATCTCTAGAAAGCCCTTTTTATGAAATTTCTGAGAGGTCAACCGGGGTACGGATGCTTTATTTATCACCAGGTAGAGATGAATACTATATGGTAGCGGCAGGAAATTCTTTAGCCTTAAATCAGGATATTCAGGAAGAACAGGTTGTTCCAGCTCGATACCGTCAAGAATTCTTGACTATTGCATGGGAACAGGTTCATCTTCGAAGTATTTTTCCTTTTCAATATTTTTCTATTGGAGCTTCCCTCATTCCTTTTATCGAACATAATGATGCGAATCGAGCTTTAATGAGTTCTAATATGCAACGTCAAGCAGTTCCTCTTTCTCGCTCCGAGAAATGCATTGTTGGAACTGGGTTGGAACGACAAGCAGCTCTAGATTCGGGGGCTCTTGCTATAGCCGAACGCGAGGGAAGGGTCGTTTATACCAATACTGACAAGATTCTTTTAGCAGGTAATGGAGATATTCTAAGCATTCCATTAGTTATATATCAACGTTCCAATAAAAATACTTGTATGCATCAAAAACTCCAGGTTCCTCGGGGTAAATGCATTAAAAAGGGACAAATTTTAGCGGATGGTGCTGCTACGGTTGGTGGCGAACTTGCTTTGGGGAAAAACGTATTAGTAGCTTATATGCCGTGGGAGGGTTACAATTCTGAAGATGCAGTACTTATTAGCGAGCGTTTGGTATATGAAGATATTTATACTTCTTTTCACATACGGAAATATGAAATTCAGACTCATGTGACAAGCCAAGGCCCTGAAAAAGTAACTAATGAAATACCGCATTTAGAAGCCCATTTACTCCGCAATTTAGATAAAAATGGAATTGTGATGCTGGGATCTTGGGTAGAGACAGGTGATATTTTAGTAGGTAAATTAACACCCCAGGTCGTGAAAGAATCGTCGTATGCCCCGGAAGATAGATTGTTACGAGCTATACTTGGTATTCAGGTATCTACTTCAAAAGAAACTTGTCTAAAACTACCTATAGGTGGCAGGGGTCGGGTTATTGATGTGAGGTGGATCCAGAAGAGGGGTGGTTCTAGTTATAATCCCGAAACGATTCGTGTATATATTTTACAGAAACGTGAAATCAAAGTAGGCGATAAAGTAGCTGGAAGACACGGAAATAAAGGTATCATTTCCAAAATTTTGCCTAGACAAGATATGCCTTATTTACAAGATGGAAGATCCGTTGATATGGTCTTTAACCCATTAGGAGTACCTTCACGAATGAATGTAGGACAGATATTTGAATGTTCACTAGGGTTAGCAGGGAGTCTGCTAGACAGACATTATCGAATAGCACCTTTTGATGAGAGATATGAACAAGAAGCTTCGAGAAAACTTGTGTTTTCTGAATTATATGAAGCCAGTAAGCAAACAGCGAATCCATGGGTATTTGAACCCGAATATCCAGGAAAAAGCAGAATATTTGATGGAAGGACGGGGAATCCTTTTGAACAACCCGTTATAATAGGAAAGCCTTATATCTTGAAATTAATTCATCAAGTTGATGATAAAATCCATGGGCGCTCCAGTGGACATTATGCGCTTGTTACACAACAACCCCTTAGAGGAAGAGCCAAACAGGGGGGACAGCGGGTAGGAGAAATGGAGGTTTGGGCTCTAGAAGGGTTTGGGGTTGCTCATATTTTACAAGAGATGCTTACTTATAAATCGGATCATATTAGAGCTCGCCAGGAAGTACTTGGTACTACGATCATTGGGGGAACAATACCTAATCCCGAAGATGCTCCAGAATCTTTTCGATTGCTCGTTCGAGAACTACGATCTTTAGCTCTGGAACTGAATCATTTCCTTGTATCTGAGAAGAACTTCCAGATTAATAGGAAGGAAGCTTAA
- the petN gene encoding cytochrome b6/f complex subunit VIII, with protein sequence MDIVSLAWAALMVVFTFSLSLVVWGRSGL encoded by the coding sequence ATGGATATAGTAAGTCTTGCTTGGGCTGCTTTAATGGTAGTCTTTACTTTTTCCCTTTCACTCGTAGTGTGGGGAAGAAGTGGACTCTAG